The genomic interval actcacatgTTTTCTGTGacatgcatttgttcatttcctttcgtgggtttttggattttgaggcttttctttcacatttcacctgatccaaatacaaatgctgCCTGATCTACAACTATGGTCAGTACGTGGacaagccaccgctaggtgAAAATCCCgtttcttatttttacccctACATCTTGTTATCATCTTGATTGTCTTGTTGCCTGTTGGAACATAGCTACAAGatatagtagttcaaaaaaatctTGTCCTAAAAAACTTCACAACCATTCAAGAGCCTTATACATCAtcggaacacagaaaaatagaaCAGTTCTTCATTATCACGCTTCTAGTGTGGCTCTGTAGGCAGCTCTGCCTGCCCACAGTGATATCAGTGGAGCACTGTTGGACTTTAGGGCATCTTAAGCCTTCAGAAGTGTTCTGCAATCATATTTTTGCCAATTGTAATTATTCTGTGTAGAGCTGGATGGTATGGCCAAAACTtcttatatcacaatatattaacTTTGGTCAATACAATTATTATtcagatattgatatgaacaattaaaaaaaaaacaatgccacagaaaaactgccagtAACAGAAAGCAACATGATATAACCATCAaacaaaaatttttttttttttagctttgtcaatatgaatattttgggcggcacggtggcgcagtaggtagtgtcgcagtcacacagctccaggggcctggaggttgtgggttcgattcccgcttcgggtgactgtctgtgaagaatgtggtgtgttctccccgtgtccgcgtgggtttcctccgggtgctccggtttcctcccacagtccaaaaacacacgttggtaggtggattggcgactcaagtgtccgtaggtgtgagtgaatgtgtgtgttgccctgtgaaggactggcgccctctccagggtgtattcccacctttcgcccaatgattccaggtaggctctggacccaccgcgaccctgaactggataagggttacagataatgaatgaatgaatgaatatttttaaactaactttaaaattgagtgcatcacatgctgtaaataatatatattgttaatgtgtataaatattatataaatatatataaaactgttattgaaatgttttatattgtgattatatatattatcTATATATTATAAAGATTATATATATTAGGGGTGCAAGATATGGACAAGATATGCGATAATGTTCTTGGATATTCTGATATCGATGTGGACCTCGATAAattaagattaaaataaaaaaaatgtctctgAACAGCAGTACGTTGATAACCCGAAAAATCTAAAATTTTGTAATGAAATCAAAATaatgacatttattttacagGTTTCTTCAATGAAATCTCCTTAAATTAGATAAACTAGTAAATAAATTGTAATAATGCATGCAGTTTGTACAATGCAAGGCTGTATTCCCTGAACAACTAcgaataaaaatacaaataaacaaatacgtAAGTGAATAATAGATATAGAATtatctaaataaaaatattacattattttattaatacataATTACTATAGCTGGAGTTCAACATCACAAAACTAACATAACCAGcttataaacaacaaaacatctaGTGTAATGTTAGGTCTACACTGTGAAACAGTTTACTAtacaactttaaaaaattacttCGTGTGACAACAATGAACGGGGTTTATTCAGCTCAAATACTTAGAACGAACCATTATTTGATCTAATGAATTTGGAGTTGAATAAACCCTTTACCACatgaaataactttttttttttattattttattttattttttttgaatgGACAACAGTTTTTAGTGTAGAACTCCAcagttcattttttaaatcctCCTAATCATGTAAGCACCTCCAAATAAGCAGAGCTTTTTAAGTTAGTTCTTTTGATTTCTATCTAATTTTTCATGTGTAGTTAGTGACAAACTATTATTGAACTTAATGCTTAAAATCATATATTTTTGGTGAAGAAAACCagcatattttctttgttttgagcaATTGAGATTTGTTTTACATGTGGAGTTGCATCGTGATGAGAGGTAGATTTAACAGGGCTTTTAGATTTTGCAAAACACTTCCCATACCTTTTGTTTGTGGTTGAACTTTAAGTCGGCAGTTCCCAAACTTTCGCGCACAATGCAGATTACAAAAAAGTGATCTGCACAAAAAAAGAGATGTTGTGTAACGTGTGCTTCGTGCTGTCGAGAATTTGCCCAGAACAGCCacgaagcagtctgcatgcatGAACTCGCACGCGGGGATTTCGCTATGACTGACCGGCCTCATCGCCTTGCTGCCCCCAAAAACTTTGGGAACAACAGCCTTAAAAGATGgtaaagtttgttgtgttcccTGTGACGGTAATTACAAGGAACACAGTGGGCATGTTTGCAGAAAACTTTGGACTAAGCATGGCCATCTCCTTTAAAACCAAAGTATTCCCAGACCCTGTGTCTCCCTTTTTGGTACAAAATTTTCCTCACTTGTGTCCTTGCTCTTCAAAAGGTTTTTCAGCACTTGGCCCAGCTGCACTCATCTTCAGagcttgcccccccccccaaaaaatttgCCTACATTACGTCAAGTGAGAATGGTGTGCACCCTCTGCTACTGCAAGAGGGTAATGCACACTGGTAATACAGTTTGAGTCGACTGTTATACAAGGCGTTATCATGGCATAGTTGGATGTGTTTATCACAAAAACTCATCGTGATTTATAGCACCGATATTGATAtggaattattgtccagccctatttctgtgatatgaagctaaATAAAGCTTGTTATTTGGCAGCTTTTTTTGCTTAACCTTCCAGTTCTAAATTAACTAGATAACTACATGCACATCAATATATTCTACTAgctatgttcattcattcattgtctgtaacagcttatccagttcagggttgccatgggtccggagcctatatggaatcactggacacaaggtgggaacacaccctggagggggcgccaggagacacattcactcacacagtcacacctatggacactcttcagtcaccaatccacctaccaacatgttttttgaccatgggaggaaacctgagcatcCAGAGAAAACCCccatgaacacagggagaacacacttgactcctcacagacagccatctGGATGAAGGACTCGAACTCACATCCCCAGGACCCTGacgctgtgtgacagagacactgcctgctgcgtcaccgtgccaccctactAGCAATGTTAAAACTCTTATTTAGTAAAGGgtcataaaacattaaaattatatCAAACTAAGATAATACAATGATTGATAGTTTTTTGAGGAGTTATGCACTCATTCACCAACAAATGCAAGGATAATATTTTTGACAAACTGCCATCTAGGCCATTCTTACCAAGCTGTTAAGATGTTTTGGGAACGGTACCCCACAACATTTGTTAACATGTATGGATGCCTCTTGGTGAGAGCTTCAGTCTTGCCTTTGCTGTGACGTGACACACTCCCCCAACTGCTGTTGTGATGATCTGGTTAGCCATCACATATGACAGTCGATCACTCCCTAGTAGTCATACGTGTGACTCTAATATCTCAGCGATATGTCTGCGGGATGTCTTGCATATAGCCTAGGTGTTGCCTCTCATGGCCAGGCTCCCGACAGTCACTTTTCTGCAGGATAATGCTCGCCCAAACACAGCAAGAGTTTTGCAGTCTCCACCAGATCACAACATTTCCTTGTCTTTCTGGTCACCAGAGTTATCACCAGTTGAGCTTGATTAGCACTAGCTGGGATGCTTCAGCAACCTATGAGTGTGCATTTTCTACAAGCCCAGCTACAACACCTAGGGACAGATTTTAATTTTGGTGCAGCCATGTTTGGCAAGACATTAATAGCACTGTTTTGATTGTATGCCTCTGAAAAATCGGTTTCAAGGGCCATAAAGCCCACATCGTACTTCTCCATCCCATCAAGTGTTTACGCACCCTACCCCTATGCAAATTGATGGGTAGGGGCATTTTCTTCCGGTTGCAATAATACCTTGTACCTAATTCTCATTTTGTCATATCAGACAAGCCTTGACTTTTGACCCAAGTTGTCTGATTTACTGAAGAATCTTACTTTGTGAAATGTCCCTCTATTCAATGGAGGAAAACATGTAATCAATCTGAAAAGAAAAGCTGAGATTGAAGTGATTCAAGCTGAAACTGAAAGGTCCTTTCGTTTTGGCAGTCATATGAGATAAATAACTAACAACTGTTTGAATctgaaatttgtttattttccagaCAGCCAGGGGGCCCCCCCTCAAGTTATTTGAGAGCTGTTTTAAGACTGTCAGCAATGGAGAAAAGTAAATGTACTTTAACTAACttgaagaaatgtgtgtgttttacagggcATTTATGAGGATAATGAAATCTCAAACAATGCACTAGCAGGGATCTGGGTGAAAAACCATGGAAATCCTATCATCAGGAGGAACCATATTCATCACGGTAGAGATGtgggtgtgtttacatttgaccaTGGCATGGTAAGAATACTACAAGTTTCAGCCCTTTTGCTTTTCAGTTGGAGTGATTGGGAATTTACTCATGGTTGTTGTCTCCCCCTACAGGGCTATTTTGAGAGCTGCAACATCCACAGAAATCGAATTGCCGGTTTTGAAGTGAAGGCATATGCTAACCCCACAGTGGTACGCTGTGAAATTCATCACGGCCAAACAGGAGGCATCTATGTTCATGAGAAGGGCCGGGGGCAGTTCATAGAGAATAAAATCTATGCCAATAACTTTGCTGGAGTGTGGATTACCTCCAATAGTGACCCCACGATAAGGTCAGTGAACATTGCTGTTTGGTTGCTTTAATGGATGTTTGAAACTTGGGTGGAATGGGAATTCTGGATACCTTCACAAAATATGGTGATCATTTTGCGGCTCTTTGTTTTAAATTGGTTATGAATCTAGCTTACCTGTTCtccagtacttttttttttttttcctcccattctttaaactaataaatatatgtgcgtgtgtatatatgtgtgtgtgtgtgtatataaacttattcattcatatttcatttatatttctgtCAATAGGGGAAATGCCATCTTCAATGGAAACCAAGGAGGTGTTTACATATTTGGTGATGGCAGAGGTCTCATAGAGGGAAATGATATTTATGGAAATGCCCTGGCCGGCATTCAGATCAGAACTAACAGCTGTCCTATAGTCAGACACAACAAGATCCATGATGGACAGCATGGAGGCATCTATGTGGTGAGTACATATTAGCATTAATGATGGATTAATTAGGAAACCattaaatgtgtacatttaGCAGTGATTAAATTGGTATAACAAGTGTGTAGAAATTCCAACAACCCTCGCTGAATGGTTGACTGTTTTTGTAGCATGAGAAGGGCCAAGGTGTTATTGAGGAGAATGAAGTATATAGCAACACTCTGGCTGGTGTATGGGTGACCACGGGGAGCACACCTGTGCTCAGAAGGAACAGGATACACAGTGGCAAACAGGTACCAATTCACGTCTTTGTTTCTGGGTTGTTTTGTACTGATATGATGCTCTTCCACAAGTAATCTATGTTTGTGATTTTCTTAATAGGTTGGAGTATACTTCTATGATAATGGGCATGGAGTTTTGGAAGATAATGACATATACAACCACATGTATTCTGGGGTCCAGATTAGGTAGGGCTTTCAATAAAAGAGTGAAAAGTTTAACACATTGTCTCTGTCCAAATACATGTATCTTcaaaaaatgtacttttatagggtaagaaaaaaaacctttagcCAGTAAGTGTAAGTCAgtgtataaatgttttattctaAGTATATCTGGAGCATATCTAATGGTCCgttttaaatgatgtagaaatctaaaaatcaacaaaattagagatgcatgcttttctttggacagtgactatatctatctatatattttataatatgagACCATATATAATTTGTGCAGGTGAGTTGTATAACCCcgtgtttttatttacagaactGGGAGTAATCCTAAAATTAGGCGAAACAAAATATGGGGAGGGCAAAATGGTGGTATTCTTGTTTACAACTCGGGTGAGTGGGTATCACTTTCTTCCTTTATGATACTTTTAATTTTATTCTAAATTGTTCCTGTATATAAAGGTTTTATGCCTGACATTTGCATTGTGGTATTCTGTCCTCAGGGCTGGGCTTCATTGAAGACAATGAGATCTTTGACAATGCAATGGCAGGGGTATGGATTAAGACAGACAGCAACCCTACACTGCGCAGGAATAAAATCCACGATGGCCGTGATGGTGGTATCTGCATATTCAACGGCGGGAGGGGTAAGGAGAATTGGCCTGTTTTATGACTACAAATTTACGGTAATGGGCTGAAtgatattcatttaaatgtttgtgaTGCAGGTCTCTTGGAGGAAAATGACATCTTCAGAAATGCCCAAGCTGGTGTTCTCATAAgtacaaacagtcacccggtaTTGCGGAAGAACCGAATATTTGATGGCTTTGCCGCAGGTCAGTTGGATGGCTGCACGTCATGTCGGTGCTTTTCAGAATGTTGCTGAACTGTACTTGGAATTTTTCTGGTTGTAATAAATGTAACTTTTGTATGCAGTTCTTGCAGTTTTACAATGTTTTTCCCATGTTGTTTTAGGCATTGAGATCACAAATCATGCCACTGCGACTTTAGAAGGCAATCAAATATTTAACAACAGATTCGGGGGGCTGTTCCTAGCTTCTGGTGTCAATGTCACAATGAAAGGTAAGTATTATTACTTTTCAAAATTAATTGCCTCTTGTTCAAAAGAATCCACTGAAAGAAATGTCTCTCTTCAATCCTTCAGATAATAAAATCTTGAACAATCAGGATGCCATAGAGAAAGCTGTGAGTAGAGGTCAGTGCCTGTACAAGATTTCCAGTTACACCAGCTATCCCATGCACGATTTTTACAGGTACAGTAACTAGTCATTGCCTTAAAGCTGGTGAAGTCTGAAATTTTTATTTGCCGTTATTAACGTAATTTTCCCCTTGCACTCTTTCTCTTGATTCAGGTGCCACACCTGTAATACAACAGACAGAAATGCAATCTGTGTGAATTGTATCAAGAAGTGCCACCAAGGGCATGATGTTGAGTTTATACGGCAtgataggtcagtgtgtgttacgttttaatttgtcatttttccttttttccagttttataTGAATGACAGAGTTGCTTGTATTGTTAGGTTTAGTAATGGATACATTCACTAATTCCATCTGTATTACGCTTCCTCTAGGTTTTTCTGTGACTGTGGTGCAGGTACATTGTCAAACCCTTGCACGTTAGCCGGAGAGCCAACACATGACACAGACACTCTGTATGACTCTGCGCCTCCTATAGAGTCGaacactttacaacacaacTGAGGCTCTAACTGCCCTCCATCTCAGCACCCTGGTCTTTAATTTAACCTGCCTACAAAACAAGAGCTTCTGCCATTTTTGGCCTGGAAAGACTCTGTCAAGTGACAGGACAAGAGAATCATACACTTCTATCGTTAAATGGGAAAGAAAACCATTTGAGAAGTGGAACTTCTATGGAAAGCTGCCTCTTTTCTGGAGATGTGTGTGATGCTAAATGAGAAGTGTTCTGATGCAAATGGACACTAGATTCCCTGTATTTCAGTTGTGCACAATGGCTCTTGACCTGCAAAGAGTTAATggttgtggaaaaaaaaaaacattggaagAGTTGAGAGTTGCACAGAGAAGCAATATGTTGACTCAGGATTCTGAAGATTAAAAGATGAGACTACAGTGGCGTCATGTTTTGGAAGCGGAACGATGGAAACTTCCTTGGTCTTTCCAATCCAATAACCCTGTGCAGTCTGATGTGTGCAGGTTCAAATTGAGATGATCTACTGCAGTTTTGTACAGACCTGACAGTGGCCAGAAACACTTTGAGCCATCGTCCCTCCCCCAGAAAGGCTTTTTGGATAGGAGGGACAGCCATGATGACATGGCTTCCTTGGCAACTGTTTCTAGGTAACAGAtgtgctgatatatatatatatatatatatatatatatatatatatatatatatatatatatatatatatataaaataaaataaaaaaaatgtggttAGCACTTgctttttttaatatgttaatGTTATTCTGATCAACAAATATGATTTTAATGCTTTCTCATGTAGTTTTGTATTTTCAAGCAAAAAATCTTACTGTATTTGaatgtcttttattttattatatattataattattaatatttttgttagcGCACGTTAGGCTTGTATTCATACTGTGTCTCAGCAAATAAATTCTTTCTGTGAAAGAGGATTAACAAAGAAAAAGATTTGGAAAACAACACTAAAATGTCCTCCAGCTATGGTTTTCGATATGCTACGTGTGAAGCAGTTGTTAAtgcatgtgttaatgtgtttttttttttttttcattttttttttttttttaatataaaagtcATTCTCTGACTGTGATTTAGTCCCACAGCTCACAGTGTTGTTTGCTTCACCTTTCACTGccaattataataatttttttcttcCAAGTAATTGCCTGTTTAATGTTTGAACAACTGAATTTCTAAACAGAATTAAAAGTTCCAAAGGCAAAGgatttgtttgtgagaagtGGAATATTATCAGTTTAAAGTCTTCACTGATTTTGGTCATGATTTATCAACATGACATTTGACAATGTCCAAGTCTTCAACTAAGATTTTGGTTTTTTTGGGGTCTGTACGCCCATCATGTGCCTGTTTTTGAGTGTTACATTGAATTGAAAAGCATTGCTGGAGTTTGTTACGTTAAAGGCCCTTGCCTCTTAGCTGAGACACATATCTCTACAGCCTCGTCTTTTTTGCCCCTCAACATCATCCCCATCTATGTGTAATGTGGTGACAGTGGCTTCTCATGCCGCCTGAATTGTATGCATGTACCATAACATCTAGACTTAATATATTGTGAAGTATTCAATAACCATTATGTAGATGCTAGTATGAATTTAAAAAGGGTTTAATTTCctaggaaaaaagaaaaaggaactggtcatttttaagaaaataaactttATTAGATCAAGGGTggctgtgcttttatttttgtggGACATTTCATTGTAATAATTTTACTTGATTAGTTTGTGTCCCATATCACTGCCTCTTAGGGCCTGTTGTCTGAAATGGTCTCAACTTGTAACACTTTTTGATACTTTATAGTTTTCATGATGTGACTGTTTTCACAGCAGTAAATTAAAATCCAGCTGTTGACTTCTACAGCACATATGAATTTATCCCTGCCTCGTGTGGACTGTTGGGAAGGTGGCTGAAGCTATTGCTTGTTGCTAAGTTTATAAACCTTTTAATATTCCAATACATCTTTATAAAATGCTTTTCTAGTGGCCGTCTTTCAAGGGTTGTCAAACATGGCTTGATTATAGACCCTACACAATACAGCACCATCGTGTTTGCAGGTGTAACCTTCCTGGAATAAGCCAGTACTCCTGAGCCGTCTGTGTATACTGAGTAAATATTGTGAGAGCAAAGTCCTTAAATCATCAGTGGTTTGCACTATTGGAGAATTTTACTGCTGCTTGTCTCAGCCAGTTATCCTGGAACTGATAAGACTTCTCCGTCGTTATTGACTCAATTCATAAAGCCTCCACTTGTCACAATACCCGGGTAAATATAGGTGTTCTCC from Hoplias malabaricus isolate fHopMal1 chromosome 3, fHopMal1.hap1, whole genome shotgun sequence carries:
- the fbxo11b gene encoding F-box only protein 11 isoform X2, translated to MVAEESGPGAQNSPYQLRRKSLLPKRTACPTKSSMEGASTSATENFGHRAKRARVSGKSQDLPAAPAEQYLQEKLPDEVVLKIFSYLLEQDLCQAACVCKRFSELANDPILWKRLYMEVFEYTRPMMHPEPGKFYQINPEDYEQPNPWKESFQQLYKGAHVKPGFAEHFYSNPARYKGRENMLYYDTIEDALGGVQEAHFDGLIFVHSGIYTDEWIYIESPITMIGAAPGKVADKVVIENTRDSTFVFMEGSEDAYVGYMTIRFNPDDKSAQHHNAHHCLEITVNCSPNIDHCIIRSTCTVGSAVCVSGQGACPTIKHCNISDCENVGLYITDHAQGIYEDNEISNNALAGIWVKNHGNPIIRRNHIHHGRDVGVFTFDHGMGYFESCNIHRNRIAGFEVKAYANPTVVRCEIHHGQTGGIYVHEKGRGQFIENKIYANNFAGVWITSNSDPTIRGNAIFNGNQGGVYIFGDGRGLIEGNDIYGNALAGIQIRTNSCPIVRHNKIHDGQHGGIYVHEKGQGVIEENEVYSNTLAGVWVTTGSTPVLRRNRIHSGKQVGVYFYDNGHGVLEDNDIYNHMYSGVQIRTGSNPKIRRNKIWGGQNGGILVYNSGLGFIEDNEIFDNAMAGVWIKTDSNPTLRRNKIHDGRDGGICIFNGGRGLLEENDIFRNAQAGVLISTNSHPVLRKNRIFDGFAAGIEITNHATATLEGNQIFNNRFGGLFLASGVNVTMKDNKILNNQDAIEKAVSRGQCLYKISSYTSYPMHDFYRCHTCNTTDRNAICVNCIKKCHQGHDVEFIRHDRFFCDCGAGTLSNPCTLAGEPTHDTDTLYDSAPPIESNTLQHN
- the fbxo11b gene encoding F-box only protein 11 isoform X1, which translates into the protein MNSVRASSRRPRRVRPRPVQPERNNGERGDEDVPADMVAEESGPGAQNSPYQLRRKSLLPKRTACPTKSSMEGASTSATENFGHRAKRARVSGKSQDLPAAPAEQYLQEKLPDEVVLKIFSYLLEQDLCQAACVCKRFSELANDPILWKRLYMEVFEYTRPMMHPEPGKFYQINPEDYEQPNPWKESFQQLYKGAHVKPGFAEHFYSNPARYKGRENMLYYDTIEDALGGVQEAHFDGLIFVHSGIYTDEWIYIESPITMIGAAPGKVADKVVIENTRDSTFVFMEGSEDAYVGYMTIRFNPDDKSAQHHNAHHCLEITVNCSPNIDHCIIRSTCTVGSAVCVSGQGACPTIKHCNISDCENVGLYITDHAQGIYEDNEISNNALAGIWVKNHGNPIIRRNHIHHGRDVGVFTFDHGMGYFESCNIHRNRIAGFEVKAYANPTVVRCEIHHGQTGGIYVHEKGRGQFIENKIYANNFAGVWITSNSDPTIRGNAIFNGNQGGVYIFGDGRGLIEGNDIYGNALAGIQIRTNSCPIVRHNKIHDGQHGGIYVHEKGQGVIEENEVYSNTLAGVWVTTGSTPVLRRNRIHSGKQVGVYFYDNGHGVLEDNDIYNHMYSGVQIRTGSNPKIRRNKIWGGQNGGILVYNSGLGFIEDNEIFDNAMAGVWIKTDSNPTLRRNKIHDGRDGGICIFNGGRGLLEENDIFRNAQAGVLISTNSHPVLRKNRIFDGFAAGIEITNHATATLEGNQIFNNRFGGLFLASGVNVTMKDNKILNNQDAIEKAVSRGQCLYKISSYTSYPMHDFYRCHTCNTTDRNAICVNCIKKCHQGHDVEFIRHDRFFCDCGAGTLSNPCTLAGEPTHDTDTLYDSAPPIESNTLQHN